The Longimicrobiales bacterium genome has a segment encoding these proteins:
- a CDS encoding 6-bladed beta-propeller, whose amino-acid sequence MRRLTVTAAVLLAVSCDAADDPAANLETRIDTVGGVEHVRNVGEAPAWSLTPVTRIGAVDSGPAAFGRIRSVVADGEGRIYVADNMASEIRVFDVDGSWLHTIGRRGGGPGEFGDLYSLAWLGDELVAMDPSNARIGRFTRQGTWIDGIRHYPITGPGTFVRMHPLGDQGFYVPVIAPGHDRLPFVRITPTGPADTIAVPAAPESVEAYGLRCDRPDGGIQFISIPDAPTTLFSYPPPGGQIAVAWSEQYRIARLDPKGDTLAVIHREQAAVPYPDSLWRAAVEPYDQMRERFPGSRCEPEALERPESRSAMRDLLFDDTGRMWVEAATPSGFAWDIFAQSGALLGRAAAPPRGASVPVYVRGDSLYQVEVDEDGVQYVAVYRLDRT is encoded by the coding sequence ATGAGAAGACTCACCGTCACCGCCGCCGTGCTGCTAGCCGTATCCTGCGATGCGGCGGATGACCCGGCAGCGAACCTCGAGACGCGTATCGACACTGTGGGCGGTGTAGAGCACGTGCGTAACGTCGGTGAGGCTCCTGCATGGTCGCTGACGCCCGTGACTCGGATCGGCGCCGTCGACTCAGGTCCCGCTGCCTTCGGTCGTATCCGCTCCGTCGTGGCAGACGGAGAAGGCAGGATCTATGTCGCCGACAACATGGCCAGCGAAATTCGAGTCTTCGACGTCGACGGGTCCTGGCTGCACACGATCGGCAGACGCGGGGGCGGCCCCGGTGAGTTCGGTGATCTCTACAGCCTGGCATGGCTGGGCGACGAACTGGTGGCGATGGACCCGAGCAACGCCAGAATCGGTCGCTTCACCCGGCAGGGGACATGGATCGACGGGATCCGACACTACCCGATCACGGGGCCAGGTACATTCGTTCGAATGCATCCGCTTGGCGACCAGGGGTTCTATGTCCCGGTCATTGCGCCAGGACACGATCGGCTGCCCTTCGTGAGGATCACGCCGACAGGCCCGGCCGATACGATTGCCGTGCCCGCCGCCCCCGAGAGCGTCGAGGCCTACGGCCTTCGGTGTGACCGGCCTGATGGTGGTATTCAGTTCATAAGCATACCGGACGCTCCGACTACACTGTTCTCGTATCCTCCCCCCGGCGGCCAGATCGCGGTTGCGTGGTCGGAGCAGTATCGGATCGCCCGGCTGGATCCGAAGGGTGATACCCTTGCCGTCATCCACCGCGAGCAGGCGGCGGTTCCCTATCCCGATTCGCTCTGGCGTGCCGCGGTGGAGCCATATGATCAGATGCGTGAGCGATTCCCCGGATCGCGGTGTGAACCGGAGGCTCTGGAGCGGCCTGAAAGCCGTTCTGCAATGCGTGACCTCCTCTTCGACGACACGGGCCGCATGTGGGTCGAGGCCGCGACTCCCTCTGGTTTCGCCTGGGACATCTTCGCGCAGAGCGGTGCCCTGCTCGGGCGAGCCGCTGCGCCTCCGCGAGGTGCGAGCGTGCCCGTATACGTGAGGGGCGATAGTCTGTACCAGGTAGAAGTGGATGAAGACGGTGTCCAGTACGTTGCCGTCTATCGCCTCGACAGAACGTGA
- a CDS encoding class I SAM-dependent methyltransferase, translating to MFGTKRHPVPDFQFPAAHVLRNTESEYRVFPDIGRRNWLQEHLEIPIMLTMLGLPRGARVLEVGCGRGVALPVFLRHLAPAHLVGLDLDATLLAQAQERLPRNTPGTGLVQADVRRLPFRDAAFDIVIDFGTCYHIARPGNALREIERVLVPGGMFVTETRLSQLLSHPVRTRGRRLPWGGTGLSRLRRALLWQSHRRAERTPEL from the coding sequence GTGTTTGGCACGAAGCGTCACCCGGTGCCTGACTTCCAGTTTCCTGCTGCTCATGTTCTGCGGAACACCGAGTCCGAATACCGCGTATTTCCCGACATCGGCCGCCGAAACTGGCTCCAGGAGCATCTCGAGATCCCAATCATGCTCACGATGCTCGGATTACCCCGCGGCGCTCGCGTGCTCGAGGTGGGGTGTGGGCGCGGCGTCGCGCTCCCGGTGTTCCTGCGTCACCTCGCCCCGGCGCACCTCGTCGGCCTCGATCTTGACGCAACGCTCCTCGCGCAGGCGCAGGAGCGGCTACCTCGAAACACCCCTGGTACCGGGCTCGTACAGGCGGATGTCCGTCGTCTGCCATTCCGGGACGCGGCCTTCGACATCGTGATTGATTTCGGCACTTGTTATCACATCGCACGCCCGGGGAACGCGCTCCGCGAAATCGAACGCGTCCTGGTCCCCGGAGGCATGTTTGTAACCGAGACCAGGCTGAGCCAGTTGCTTTCGCACCCTGTCAGAACGCGCGGTCGCCGCCTGCCGTGGGGTGGAACGGGACTTTCGCGTTTGCGCCGGGCACTTCTATGGCAAAGCCACCGTCGTGCCGAGCGGACGCCCGAACTCTGA